A window of the Bactrocera neohumeralis isolate Rockhampton unplaced genomic scaffold, APGP_CSIRO_Bneo_wtdbg2-racon-allhic-juicebox.fasta_v2 cluster09, whole genome shotgun sequence genome harbors these coding sequences:
- the LOC126764124 gene encoding uncharacterized protein LOC126764124, whose protein sequence is MENIFDEIDLEDCPTTSSTPAKDQLHLKRKKFNTSGCYNTEVSISKRPVEGNEVIDILTTISKQLDNLTTRVCDLETKIDKHLKENIIHKSEEMAQQKTVRECKVLIRKIHQSVCRMTGEDVDNVQTEIASTLPLNTLAAALEMDEKLKCDEFAATTKQFVLRIKGTSDSVHDVLRSLYTDELLYLCNWDGRGGKQPLSKFLLVSNILYDSFITYGLAMFEKQVRKAIEMSHHRHKQRIYRKRKTEE, encoded by the exons atggaaaatatatttgacgAAATTGACTTAGAGGATTGTCCAACAACGTCTTCAACTCCCGCAAaag acCAATTACATTTAAAGCGTAAAAAGTTTAACACGTCTGGTTGCTACAATACAGAGGTCAGCATTTCAAAACGACCTGTGGAAGGAAACG AGgttattgacattttaaccACTATTTCCAAACAGCTTGACAATTTGACGACGAGGGTATGCGATTTGGAAACTAAAATCGATAagcatttaaaagaaaat atTATTCATAAAAGTGAAGAAATGGCGCAGCAAAAAACGGTTCGTGAATGCAAGGTCCTCATCCGCAAAATTCATCAATCGGTATGCCGAATGACTGGTGAAGATGTCGACAACGTTCAAACAGAAATTGCTTCCACCCTACCATTAAATACGCTTGCTGCAGCTTTGGAAATGGACGAAAAATTGAAATGCGACGAATTTGCTGCTACAACG aaaCAATTCGTTTTGAGGATAAAAGGTACTTCAGATAGTGTACATGATGTGTTGCGAAGTCTGTACACTGATGAACTACTTTATTTATGTAACTGGGACGGTAGGGGTGGGAAGCAACCTCTCTCCAAATTCCTGCTGGTTTCCAACATTTTATACG ATTCATTCATAACGTATGGATTGGCAATGTTCGAAAAACAAGTTCGAAAAGCCATTGAAATGAGCCACCATAGGCACAAACAAAGAATTTATAGGAAGAGGAAAACTGAGGAGTGA